The following coding sequences lie in one Pelobacter seleniigenes DSM 18267 genomic window:
- a CDS encoding HD domain-containing protein, translated as MTEFDSKTEQRLMTDIMELLVTHHAAELSEDDLDRELIQVQQALQDARTSHKGQLRKSGEPYIFHPLRVTHLAARHWMDFPSVIAALLHDVVEDTPVTLAQVRKKYGEEVANLVDGLTKVTSELMSREDLKKETYKKTLLVAINDIRVLCLKFWDRIDNLWTIDALPMHKQKLIAEETRMVYVPLAQHLGMGYVATELESLSYSLLYPKRAKSYGDKIAQLQEQNLEFLRKLRAKINNSCEKHKISVLLKDRWRPFSVAAAQGMSRGFSTLFTLEVQVDRMMDAYLFLGILHGLFPPIPGKLRDHLNMTSKYGYQALKTTVQAGEHRLRVEITTRKLARFNESGVLAPGFKFRHENFRELMRSLMEGESAFDTESLKLASATIQVYTPQGEIRTLPEGSSVLDFAFEIHDSLGLHARRGIINGRTRQLKTRLIDGDQIVVETAEQPEVLPKWLEWAITPKARNSIRRYLRNKVRAA; from the coding sequence ATGACAGAATTCGACAGTAAAACAGAACAACGCCTGATGACCGACATTATGGAGCTTTTGGTCACGCATCATGCTGCCGAGCTATCGGAAGATGATCTTGACCGTGAATTGATACAGGTTCAACAGGCCTTGCAGGACGCACGTACGTCTCATAAGGGACAGCTGCGCAAATCGGGCGAGCCCTATATTTTCCACCCGCTTCGGGTCACGCACCTGGCCGCCCGCCATTGGATGGACTTCCCTTCCGTGATCGCTGCGCTCTTGCATGATGTCGTTGAAGATACTCCGGTGACGTTGGCCCAGGTGAGAAAAAAGTATGGTGAGGAGGTCGCCAACCTGGTTGACGGACTGACCAAGGTCACCTCCGAACTGATGAGCCGGGAAGACCTGAAAAAGGAAACTTATAAAAAAACCCTGCTGGTTGCCATTAACGATATCCGGGTTTTATGTTTGAAATTCTGGGATCGGATAGATAACCTCTGGACCATCGATGCGCTGCCGATGCATAAGCAGAAGCTGATTGCCGAGGAGACCCGTATGGTTTATGTTCCTCTCGCCCAGCACCTCGGCATGGGTTATGTCGCGACCGAGTTGGAATCCCTTTCTTACTCATTGTTATATCCAAAACGCGCTAAGAGTTACGGTGACAAAATTGCCCAGCTGCAGGAACAAAATCTGGAATTTCTGCGCAAACTCCGGGCGAAAATTAATAATTCCTGTGAAAAACATAAAATTTCAGTGCTGCTCAAAGACCGCTGGCGACCGTTTTCCGTCGCTGCGGCACAGGGGATGAGCCGGGGGTTTTCCACTCTGTTTACTCTGGAAGTTCAGGTTGATCGGATGATGGACGCCTATCTTTTTTTGGGGATTCTTCACGGACTCTTTCCGCCCATTCCGGGGAAATTGCGTGATCATCTGAACATGACGTCAAAGTACGGTTATCAGGCATTGAAGACTACCGTTCAGGCTGGGGAACATCGCTTGCGGGTCGAAATCACCACCCGGAAACTGGCCCGCTTCAACGAATCGGGTGTGCTTGCTCCCGGCTTTAAATTTCGTCACGAGAATTTTCGGGAGCTGATGCGATCGCTTATGGAAGGGGAATCGGCGTTTGATACCGAATCCCTCAAGCTCGCTTCGGCGACGATCCAGGTTTACACTCCGCAAGGCGAGATCCGAACGCTGCCGGAAGGGAGCAGTGTTCTTGATTTTGCTTTTGAAATTCATGACTCTCTCGGTTTGCATGCCCGGCGCGGAATCATTAACGGGCGCACCCGACAATTAAAAACCCGCTTGATCGATGGCGACCAGATCGTTGTGGAAACCGCAGAGCAGCCGGAAGTTTTACCAAAATGGCTGGAGTGGGCCATCACCCCCAAGGCCAGGAACAGCATCCGTCGGTATCTGCGGAATAAAGTCAGGGCCGCATGA
- a CDS encoding glucan biosynthesis protein G: MKRTIVDAMTAAIVLVLLVTLLGVAGPVQADDFTFQQVIDQARQLAGESYVPPPPLPELLRNMTYDEWRTIRQRRDKAYWHAQKFPFELQFFHPGFVYDRTVKLNAVTPTGVVPIVAERSWFDYGGLPQSPQIPEQVGLAGFRVHSAIKTTDYLDEFLVFLGGSYLRAVGKDDAYGLSARGLAIDTASSHGEEFPWFREFWIVQPKPTDSALTIFALLDSQRVTGAYQYTVVPGPNTIINVSSHLFCREAVDKLGIAPLTSMYFFGENNRLPGIDDFRPEVHDSDGLLIHFGSGEWLWRPLSNGRLLQVNGFKGLSFKGFGLLQRDKSFDHYQDLEAHYEKRPGLWIEPLSEWGPGRIELIQIPTKDEIHDNVVAFFVPDAPPQAGSELQFDYRMWWGGGNKIDSPGARVVATRIGREQDASRYRFVIDFAGAGLKRLSDEQPVEAVVSAGAGGRVVMQTVQKNPLDQSWRLAFVLATEPKTALDKVLPDNGRGIEVRAFLKNGPDVISETWSYLLGKKGGP, from the coding sequence ATGAAAAGAACGATCGTTGATGCAATGACAGCAGCTATTGTTTTGGTTCTGCTGGTGACATTGCTTGGTGTAGCAGGGCCGGTACAAGCCGATGATTTTACTTTTCAGCAGGTGATTGACCAGGCCAGGCAATTGGCGGGGGAAAGTTATGTTCCGCCGCCGCCTTTACCCGAGTTGCTCCGGAACATGACTTACGATGAATGGAGAACCATTCGACAGCGTCGGGATAAAGCTTACTGGCATGCTCAAAAATTTCCCTTTGAACTGCAGTTTTTTCATCCCGGTTTTGTTTATGATCGGACTGTCAAACTCAATGCCGTTACCCCAACGGGGGTTGTGCCCATTGTTGCCGAGCGCAGCTGGTTTGACTATGGCGGCTTGCCCCAGTCACCACAGATTCCAGAACAGGTCGGTCTGGCCGGATTCCGGGTGCATTCTGCCATAAAAACGACTGACTACCTGGATGAGTTTCTGGTGTTCCTTGGCGGGAGCTATCTACGTGCGGTCGGCAAAGACGATGCGTATGGCCTTTCTGCCCGTGGTCTCGCCATCGATACTGCATCCTCCCATGGTGAAGAATTTCCCTGGTTCAGGGAATTCTGGATCGTTCAGCCCAAGCCGACAGATAGTGCCTTGACTATTTTTGCGCTGCTGGACAGTCAGCGTGTCACCGGGGCGTATCAATATACCGTGGTTCCAGGTCCGAATACGATTATCAATGTTTCTAGTCACCTGTTTTGCAGGGAAGCGGTTGACAAGCTCGGCATTGCCCCTCTGACCAGTATGTATTTTTTCGGTGAGAATAACCGGCTTCCGGGAATCGATGATTTCCGTCCTGAGGTCCATGATTCCGATGGGTTACTGATCCATTTCGGTTCCGGTGAATGGTTATGGCGACCATTGAGTAACGGCAGGTTGCTACAGGTGAACGGTTTCAAGGGCCTTTCCTTCAAGGGGTTTGGATTACTGCAGAGAGACAAGAGTTTTGATCACTACCAGGATCTTGAGGCCCACTATGAAAAGAGACCAGGGCTGTGGATCGAGCCTCTTTCTGAATGGGGTCCGGGGCGGATCGAACTCATTCAGATTCCGACCAAGGATGAAATCCACGACAATGTCGTCGCCTTCTTTGTGCCCGATGCCCCTCCCCAGGCCGGCAGCGAGTTGCAGTTTGACTATCGCATGTGGTGGGGAGGCGGGAACAAGATCGATTCGCCCGGTGCACGTGTGGTCGCCACCCGTATCGGGCGGGAGCAGGATGCTTCCCGGTATCGGTTTGTCATCGATTTTGCCGGCGCGGGCCTCAAGCGATTGTCGGACGAGCAACCTGTTGAGGCGGTTGTCAGCGCCGGGGCAGGAGGGCGGGTTGTCATGCAGACCGTGCAAAAGAACCCGCTTGATCAAAGCTGGCGGTTGGCCTTTGTTCTGGCAACCGAGCCCAAAACGGCGCTGGATAAAGTGCTGCCGGATAATGGCCGCGGCATTGAAGTGAGGGCATTCCTCAAAAACGGCCCTGATGTCATCTCCGAAACCTGGAGCTATCTGCTTGGCAAAAAGGGGGGGCCGTGA
- a CDS encoding histidine triad nucleotide-binding protein, translating into MSSDCLFCKIVSGEIPAKVRYQDELVMVIEDIDPQAPEHMLIIPKKHIRTTLDLTTADNSLVGHVFQIAGKMAHDYGFSEDGFRVVNNCNQAAGQTVWHLHFHLLGGRELTWPPG; encoded by the coding sequence ATGAGCTCAGATTGTTTATTTTGCAAAATTGTTTCCGGGGAGATTCCGGCAAAAGTCCGTTATCAGGACGAGCTGGTTATGGTGATTGAAGATATCGATCCTCAGGCTCCAGAGCATATGCTGATCATCCCGAAAAAGCACATCAGAACGACTCTGGATCTAACCACGGCTGACAATTCCCTGGTTGGTCATGTTTTTCAGATTGCCGGGAAAATGGCTCATGACTACGGGTTTTCCGAAGACGGGTTCAGGGTCGTCAATAATTGTAACCAGGCAGCTGGGCAAACCGTCTGGCATTTGCATTTTCACTTATTGGGCGGGAGAGAGCTGACCTGGCCGCCAGGATAG
- a CDS encoding HDOD domain-containing protein, whose translation MSNDFQTVVRSIRDLPPMPVVASKVLELLGDPDVDYRGVAQAISSDPAVSARLLKVANSAFYSMKRQIKTLDHAIAIVGERTLRSLVLAASLEGMNKSYGLLEKMLWEDAMGCAIGGRILARKFSSADPEEAFLAGLFRHLGKIVMNYSDPDTYRALVEAAYSEGVSTTELEGRFFPYSHEVVGAAVLEKWNFSKSLVMAVLHHEDLNIASGDDETDDFGDFDSKAVLALTATVNLSGHICLKLGLGQREPNADLNAFACLGAQALNLSEDQVDDAVSEINEVFSENRDFFIG comes from the coding sequence ATGTCAAACGATTTTCAAACCGTCGTACGCTCTATTCGCGATTTACCGCCGATGCCGGTGGTTGCTTCGAAAGTCCTTGAATTACTTGGCGACCCGGATGTTGATTATCGAGGCGTTGCACAGGCCATCTCCAGCGACCCCGCTGTTTCGGCACGGTTGCTGAAAGTGGCAAATTCCGCCTTCTACAGCATGAAACGACAAATCAAGACCTTGGACCATGCCATTGCCATCGTTGGGGAGCGCACTCTGCGCAGCCTGGTTCTGGCCGCAAGTCTTGAAGGAATGAATAAATCTTACGGACTGCTGGAAAAGATGCTGTGGGAAGACGCCATGGGCTGCGCTATTGGAGGGCGCATCCTCGCCCGCAAGTTTTCTTCTGCCGATCCTGAAGAAGCCTTTTTGGCTGGCTTGTTCCGCCATCTTGGTAAAATCGTCATGAATTACAGTGACCCTGACACGTATCGTGCGCTGGTTGAGGCCGCTTATTCCGAGGGGGTCAGTACCACTGAGCTTGAAGGTCGTTTTTTCCCCTATTCCCATGAAGTGGTCGGTGCCGCGGTTCTTGAAAAGTGGAACTTCTCCAAATCGCTGGTCATGGCAGTGCTGCATCATGAAGATCTGAATATTGCCAGCGGCGATGATGAAACCGATGATTTTGGTGACTTCGACAGCAAGGCAGTGCTGGCATTGACGGCTACTGTCAATCTGTCGGGACATATCTGCCTTAAATTGGGTCTTGGGCAGCGTGAACCCAATGCGGATTTGAATGCTTTTGCTTGCCTGGGGGCCCAGGCGCTGAATTTAAGTGAAGACCAGGTTGACGATGCCGTTTCTGAAATAAACGAGGTTTTCAGCGAAAACAGAGACTTTTTTATTGGCTGA
- a CDS encoding TlyA family RNA methyltransferase, with protein sequence MVQRGLAASRERARALILAGQVVVDDHRVDKAGSQVFDHAEIRLKGDDIPFVSRGGLKLQKALREFQLDVHGIIALDVGASTGGFTDCLLQNGAAKIYAVDVGYGQLAWSLREDPRVVNLERCNIRHLDIEQFDEKPSLAVIDASFISLSKVLPNTLALITENGQVIALIKPQFEVGKGLVGKGGIVKDRTLHEQVLEQIRQVAEELHCQVLGIIDSPILGSKGNREFLIHLRKSS encoded by the coding sequence ATGGTACAGCGAGGCTTGGCCGCATCCCGGGAACGGGCGCGTGCCCTGATTCTGGCCGGGCAAGTGGTGGTTGACGACCATCGGGTCGATAAAGCCGGCAGCCAGGTTTTTGACCATGCGGAGATCCGCCTGAAAGGTGATGATATCCCGTTTGTTTCGCGCGGAGGGTTGAAGTTACAGAAAGCTTTGCGGGAATTCCAACTTGATGTGCATGGGATCATTGCCCTTGATGTCGGAGCTTCCACCGGCGGCTTCACAGACTGTCTGTTGCAGAACGGAGCGGCAAAAATATATGCTGTCGATGTCGGTTACGGACAATTGGCCTGGTCACTGCGGGAAGATCCCCGGGTCGTCAACCTGGAGCGGTGCAATATCCGTCATTTGGACATTGAGCAATTCGATGAAAAGCCATCCCTTGCCGTTATTGACGCATCGTTCATTTCCCTGTCCAAAGTGTTACCGAATACGCTTGCTTTAATTACTGAAAACGGTCAGGTTATTGCACTGATCAAGCCCCAGTTTGAGGTCGGTAAGGGACTGGTCGGTAAAGGAGGGATTGTTAAGGACCGCACCTTGCATGAACAGGTTCTGGAACAGATTCGTCAGGTTGCCGAAGAACTCCACTGTCAGGTCCTGGGTATCATCGACAGTCCCATCCTCGGTTCCAAGGGAAACAGGGAATTTCTGATCCATCTGCGAAAGAGCAGTTGA
- the lipB gene encoding lipoyl(octanoyl) transferase LipB, translated as MAPSLMETPLVVVDWGRLEYETAFSRQQDMVSGLLAGTIRDNLILVEHPPTVTLGRRATGADLHCSEQALRAQGVVLQRINRGGLATAHEPGQLVAYPITRLKRHDVRWFADSFLNVVVSVLADFGVKGELKQGEPGVWVNGKKICSFGIALKKWISSHGIAVNINNSLATFNLIVPCGRPREVVTSLRQELGHEVDMNLVKKRFVGHFCTAFAYRAAAHTANEKTGEEYALS; from the coding sequence ATGGCACCCTCGTTAATGGAAACCCCGCTGGTTGTTGTGGACTGGGGAAGGCTGGAATACGAGACAGCTTTTTCTCGGCAACAGGACATGGTCAGCGGTCTGCTGGCAGGGACGATTCGGGATAACTTGATCTTAGTCGAACATCCGCCGACTGTTACTTTGGGGCGCCGGGCAACCGGTGCCGATCTGCATTGCTCGGAGCAGGCCTTGCGTGCCCAGGGGGTGGTTTTACAGCGGATCAACCGGGGCGGCTTGGCAACGGCCCATGAGCCGGGCCAATTGGTTGCTTATCCCATAACCCGGCTGAAACGGCACGATGTGCGCTGGTTTGCCGACAGCTTTCTGAATGTGGTGGTGAGTGTGCTGGCGGATTTCGGGGTCAAGGGAGAGTTGAAGCAGGGGGAGCCCGGTGTCTGGGTGAACGGGAAAAAAATCTGCAGTTTCGGGATCGCTTTGAAAAAATGGATATCCTCCCACGGCATCGCCGTAAATATCAATAATTCCTTGGCCACGTTCAACCTGATAGTCCCCTGTGGGCGGCCCCGCGAGGTCGTGACCTCCTTGCGGCAGGAGTTGGGGCATGAGGTCGATATGAACCTGGTAAAGAAGCGTTTTGTCGGACATTTCTGCACCGCCTTTGCTTATCGGGCCGCTGCTCATACGGCCAACGAAAAAACAGGAGAAGAATATGCGTTGTCATGA
- the mdoH gene encoding glucans biosynthesis glucosyltransferase MdoH — MSNFKRLQKDKSACADSIAQRCLTFLRCWPISEVRRYELVMAALHSFKHKNELSDGAIQAEVLQDLRAKIQQEVGGDDLAAVPRLKRRSMSANPWASFKSWPKKHTGGQSQQRSAVADGSAATALPAGRFAWQGRALRRRLLLALLVFPPALLAAWGVSTVLPFHGGSAIEKALIVVSGLLFAWVSVGFWVALAGFVVLTRRSGRDLLGRDLPVLPTAISPGCRTAILFPICGEDMRRISAGVFSVYRSLQETGQMNAFDFFLLSDSKDPDAWVNEEIQWRQLSSDLGDPGNIFYRRRHLNIKRKSGNVADFCRRFGAAYRYMIVFDADSVMSGTSLVRLVQLMEHHPDVGIIQTPPAVVGRETLFARMQQFASRAYGPLFAAGLHALQLGDGSFWGHNAILRVEPFMEHCSLPRLPGKAPWGGDILSHDFVESALMRRAGWTVWLAYDMDGSYEEPPPTLVDEINRDRRWCSGNLQHLRLLFVDGFSAAHRWLFINGIMSYVSALLWMVLLLLSSAAVIVEAFRPPEYFPSGRALFPQWPVWDPFGPLALLTVTAVLLFFPKFLALLTIVRQKRCSRFGGICGMLKSLFVESLLSVCLAPLRMWFHCKFIAFHFLGIKTGWLPQNREDLSTGWRDATRFHGSGVLFAALWTVILGLISPGFLLWMMPIVIPLLLAVPISVLTSRTNLGQAARKHRLFLIPEETAPPPELVALMNRQVVLARSESPLRLKPTDGFVRAVLNPRINLLHRRLSGNTIQSRLAAGRRFLLLRKALNSGPEGLSVEEKKRILRDSLTLWMLHKAVWSLPEGPLTAKWFGRYTQRTP, encoded by the coding sequence GTGAGCAATTTTAAACGCCTTCAGAAGGATAAAAGTGCCTGTGCCGATTCCATAGCACAGCGTTGTCTGACCTTTCTACGTTGCTGGCCCATTTCGGAAGTGCGACGCTACGAACTGGTTATGGCGGCATTGCACAGTTTTAAGCATAAGAATGAATTGAGCGATGGCGCAATCCAAGCCGAGGTCCTCCAGGATTTGCGAGCAAAGATCCAGCAGGAAGTCGGTGGTGATGACTTGGCTGCGGTTCCCCGACTCAAGCGGCGCAGCATGTCTGCCAATCCCTGGGCAAGCTTTAAATCCTGGCCGAAAAAGCACACCGGCGGTCAGTCTCAACAACGGTCTGCCGTGGCTGATGGGTCGGCGGCGACCGCGTTGCCAGCGGGACGATTCGCCTGGCAGGGCAGGGCCTTGCGGCGCAGGCTGCTGTTGGCTCTGCTGGTTTTCCCACCGGCCCTGCTGGCAGCCTGGGGGGTATCGACGGTGCTGCCGTTTCATGGTGGCAGTGCTATAGAAAAAGCTCTCATCGTGGTGTCCGGCCTGTTGTTTGCCTGGGTATCGGTCGGCTTCTGGGTGGCCCTGGCCGGCTTTGTCGTGCTGACCAGGCGCTCGGGGCGCGACCTGCTGGGCAGAGACCTGCCTGTACTGCCGACCGCGATTTCCCCGGGCTGCCGGACCGCGATTCTGTTTCCCATCTGTGGTGAGGATATGCGTCGGATCAGTGCCGGCGTCTTTTCCGTTTATCGGTCCCTGCAGGAAACGGGTCAGATGAACGCCTTTGATTTTTTCCTTCTGAGTGATTCCAAAGATCCCGATGCCTGGGTCAATGAAGAAATCCAGTGGCGGCAATTATCTAGCGACCTTGGCGACCCGGGGAATATATTTTATCGGCGCAGGCACCTCAATATTAAGCGCAAGAGTGGCAATGTCGCTGATTTCTGTCGCCGTTTCGGAGCCGCTTACCGGTATATGATTGTTTTTGACGCGGATAGTGTCATGAGTGGCACCAGTTTGGTTAGACTGGTGCAATTGATGGAGCATCATCCGGATGTCGGGATCATCCAGACCCCACCTGCCGTGGTCGGTCGAGAAACCCTTTTTGCCAGAATGCAACAGTTTGCCAGCCGCGCTTACGGACCTCTGTTCGCTGCCGGACTGCATGCCCTGCAGCTTGGGGATGGCAGCTTCTGGGGGCACAATGCCATCTTGCGGGTTGAACCCTTCATGGAGCATTGCAGCCTGCCGAGACTACCGGGGAAAGCCCCGTGGGGAGGCGATATTCTCAGTCACGATTTTGTTGAATCGGCATTGATGCGCCGGGCTGGCTGGACCGTCTGGCTGGCCTACGATATGGATGGCTCTTATGAAGAACCGCCGCCGACTCTGGTGGATGAAATCAACCGGGATCGGCGCTGGTGCAGCGGTAACCTGCAACATTTGCGTCTGCTGTTTGTCGACGGATTCTCGGCGGCCCACCGTTGGTTGTTTATCAACGGGATCATGAGTTATGTTTCGGCCCTGCTGTGGATGGTTTTGTTGCTGCTTTCCTCCGCCGCAGTTATTGTTGAAGCCTTTCGTCCGCCGGAATACTTTCCGTCTGGGCGGGCTTTGTTCCCGCAATGGCCGGTCTGGGATCCTTTTGGCCCGCTTGCGCTGCTGACCGTCACTGCCGTTTTATTGTTTTTCCCTAAATTTTTGGCGCTGCTGACGATCGTTCGGCAAAAGCGCTGCAGCAGGTTTGGTGGGATCTGCGGGATGTTGAAAAGCCTGTTTGTCGAGTCGTTGTTGTCGGTCTGCCTGGCGCCGCTCAGAATGTGGTTTCATTGTAAATTTATCGCCTTCCATTTCCTGGGGATAAAAACCGGCTGGTTGCCGCAGAATAGAGAAGACTTGAGTACCGGCTGGCGGGATGCCACCAGATTTCATGGCTCTGGGGTGCTGTTCGCAGCGCTTTGGACGGTCATCCTGGGGCTGATCAGTCCAGGTTTTTTACTCTGGATGATGCCGATTGTCATTCCGTTGTTACTTGCGGTCCCTATCTCGGTCTTGACCAGCCGAACCAATTTAGGCCAGGCGGCCAGAAAGCACCGGTTGTTTCTTATCCCGGAAGAAACCGCACCGCCTCCTGAACTGGTCGCGCTGATGAACAGGCAGGTTGTCTTGGCTCGTTCCGAATCGCCTCTGCGCCTGAAGCCGACTGACGGATTTGTTCGGGCCGTTTTGAATCCGCGGATAAACCTTCTTCATCGGCGGTTGTCAGGGAACACTATCCAGTCCAGGCTGGCTGCCGGTCGCCGTTTTCTCCTCTTGAGAAAAGCGTTGAATTCAGGCCCGGAGGGCTTGAGTGTTGAAGAAAAGAAACGTATTCTACGGGATAGCCTGACCCTCTGGATGCTGCACAAGGCGGTTTGGTCTTTGCCTGAGGGTCCGTTGACCGCCAAATGGTTTGGCCGTTATACCCAGCGAACACCTTAG
- a CDS encoding TIGR00266 family protein translates to MRCHEVDYRIIGDDMQLVEVELDPGETVVAEAGAMTYMEDGISFEARMGDGSEPDQGLFGKLLGAGKRALTGESVFMTHFTNQSRGKKHVAFAAPYPGKIVPLDLATIGGGGILCQKDSFLCAAYGTRLGIAFQRRLGTGFFGGEGFILQYLQGDGMTFVHACGTIIEKQLQGETLRVDTGCLVAFEPTVDYSIERAGNLKSMFFGGEGLFLATLRGTGRVWLQSLPFSRLADRIIAHAPAAGGTQKGEGSLLGGLGRMLDGD, encoded by the coding sequence ATGCGTTGTCATGAAGTTGATTACCGGATTATCGGTGATGATATGCAGCTTGTCGAGGTTGAGTTGGACCCGGGAGAAACCGTGGTTGCCGAAGCCGGTGCCATGACCTATATGGAAGATGGAATCAGTTTTGAGGCGCGCATGGGAGACGGCTCGGAGCCGGATCAGGGTTTGTTCGGCAAGCTGCTCGGAGCGGGCAAACGCGCTTTGACCGGTGAATCGGTTTTTATGACCCACTTCACCAACCAAAGCCGGGGGAAAAAGCATGTCGCTTTTGCTGCTCCCTACCCGGGGAAAATCGTTCCCTTGGATCTGGCGACCATCGGTGGCGGCGGGATTCTCTGTCAAAAGGACTCCTTTCTGTGCGCCGCTTATGGGACCCGTCTCGGCATCGCTTTTCAGCGTCGTCTCGGAACCGGTTTTTTCGGTGGCGAAGGTTTTATTTTGCAGTATCTGCAAGGTGACGGGATGACTTTTGTTCATGCCTGCGGGACGATCATCGAAAAACAGCTGCAAGGGGAGACACTCCGGGTCGACACCGGTTGCCTCGTCGCTTTCGAGCCCACCGTCGACTACAGCATCGAGCGCGCGGGGAATTTAAAAAGCATGTTCTTTGGCGGGGAAGGGCTGTTTCTTGCGACTTTGCGCGGGACCGGACGGGTCTGGCTGCAGAGTCTGCCGTTCAGTCGCCTGGCGGATCGGATTATCGCTCACGCGCCAGCGGCCGGAGGTACTCAGAAAGGTGAAGGATCGCTGTTGGGAGGGCTTGGCCGGATGCTCGATGGAGATTGA
- a CDS encoding polysaccharide deacetylase family protein produces the protein MKHNLFWLVFAAIFLSCLPGNVFGGQVNTFIYHRFDETRYPSTDISSDIFRRQLEYVRAHNIQVLSLDEIARRLAAGEPLPDQAVAFCVDDAFESFYKVAMPIIREFGYPVTLFVNSDSVGGKGYMGWDQLQDVVSQGITIGNHTATHAYLVEKQPGESQEQWQQRVRADILAAQTAFQKHLGRVATLFAYPYGEYSASLVDIVKDLGFSAAFAQQSGVIHSGSDRFTLPRFPMGGPFATIAGFISKLNMTPLVIADQKPFDPVVRNNPPELKLQLPADSAFRLGSANCFVQGENSCHIEKLLDLGEGWYRVVAEKPLSGRRNKYTVTYLDVQGHWHWFSHPWILADRPAD, from the coding sequence ATGAAACACAACCTCTTCTGGCTCGTATTTGCGGCTATTTTTCTTTCCTGCTTACCCGGAAACGTATTCGGAGGGCAGGTCAATACCTTTATTTATCATCGTTTCGATGAAACCCGATACCCTTCGACCGATATCTCTTCCGATATTTTCCGCCGCCAGCTTGAGTATGTCAGAGCTCATAATATTCAGGTCCTCTCCCTGGATGAGATCGCCCGTCGCCTCGCCGCTGGAGAGCCGTTACCCGATCAGGCGGTGGCTTTTTGTGTTGATGATGCTTTTGAATCGTTCTACAAGGTTGCCATGCCGATCATCCGTGAGTTCGGCTACCCGGTCACTCTCTTTGTCAACAGTGACTCGGTTGGGGGCAAAGGGTATATGGGCTGGGATCAATTGCAGGATGTTGTCAGCCAAGGCATCACGATCGGTAATCACACGGCAACCCACGCTTATCTGGTTGAAAAACAGCCAGGGGAGTCGCAAGAACAATGGCAACAGCGGGTCCGGGCGGATATCCTAGCCGCACAGACAGCCTTTCAGAAGCACCTGGGCCGCGTTGCGACCCTGTTTGCGTATCCTTACGGGGAATATTCGGCCAGTCTCGTCGATATCGTCAAAGACCTTGGGTTTAGCGCGGCTTTTGCCCAGCAGTCGGGCGTTATTCATTCCGGTTCCGACCGTTTCACCCTGCCGCGATTCCCGATGGGAGGGCCGTTTGCAACCATCGCCGGGTTTATCAGCAAGTTGAATATGACCCCCCTGGTCATTGCTGACCAAAAGCCCTTTGACCCGGTGGTGCGGAACAACCCGCCCGAATTAAAATTACAGCTTCCTGCGGATTCAGCTTTTCGTCTGGGCTCGGCAAACTGTTTTGTGCAAGGGGAAAATAGCTGCCATATCGAAAAATTACTGGACCTGGGTGAAGGCTGGTATCGGGTTGTCGCTGAGAAACCTTTGAGCGGGCGGCGGAATAAATATACCGTGACCTACCTGGATGTTCAGGGGCATTGGCACTGGTTCAGCCACCCCTGGATTCTGGCCGATCGTCCGGCTGATTAA